AGTACTGTCCGGCATCATTCATTGCCCATCCATTGGCGGTGGCAGGATTAATGGTTAACTTGATGTAGCGGTAAAGCATGGCAGAAACTTCGGCACGTGTTGCACTTAACTTAGGATTAAACTTATTTCCGTTATCACCCGTCATGATACCCGACTGCTGTATTGCTGTAACAGCATCCTTATAAACGTCACCGATGTCGCTGCCATCCACATAGGTAGTTTTTTCGCGTATTACAGGCAGCTCATAACCGATAGCTTTGGCATAGTTTGCGCAAATTACCGCTATTTCCTCACGGGTAACAGACCGGTCAGGTGCAAACTGCTGATTTCCAATTCCTTTAACAATACCATTTTTATATGCCCACTCCACATATGGCTGATAATATTTATCCTTTGGCACATCGTCGAAGTTGCTCGCAGTGTAATCCTTAACATCTGCGCCAGCCATCCTTCCTAGCACAGTAACCAGCATTCCACGGGTCATTGCAGCATCTGGGTCGAAAGTGGTATCCGAAGTTCCGGAGAGAAGTCCACGCCCGACTGCATAATCAATGTATTCCCTCCCCCAGTGACTGACAATATCGGTAAATTTTGCACCTGGTTCTGTATAGCCTATACCGTATAGCGATAAGTGATCAGTAGTAATAATCAAGCTGCTGCTACCGGTATCATAAGCAGACCCAGGTATTCGTTTTACATTTCCCTCCGCATCAACGTATACACCAAACAGATATCCTGCCGCCTCATTTTCATATGGCATATAAGAGATTGAAAGAGTTGCTGTTCCACTGCCAAGATCACTTACACTGACAATTTTTCCATCATTGATATAGCTTATATTTACATCGTACACATACCGGCTGTCTATAAGTGTCTGCGCCTGTTCAGAAAGTCCTGTCGCCGGATCAATGGTTATAGTTACATCCCCCGAGCTTTGGTTCAGAATTTCCTTCAGGGCTTTAAGATCAAGGCCAAGAGAAACTGTTGTGCCGTTTATTTCAAGCTCAGTTACTCCGGCACTCATAAGGCTGTTCAAAGCAGCTCTGCTTAATGTTATCCCCAATGAGTCTTGCTGAAGCATAGTGAAATCCAATGCAACTGAAATACCGTTTGATGTCTTACCATAATCCTTTGCATATGCCTGTGCCTTGGCAATGGCATCCGCAATAACATTATCTGGTATGTTTTCATTTTCTGTAACAGAAATAACTGCTGTTACCGGCTGTCCCGGATTTTCCTCCGGCGCAATCAAAATGCTTGATACAACCGGCACGGCAGATGTTCCCGCGGAATTTGTCCCTGTCGATTGCTGTTCTCGTATTATCTGCGCAAAGGCAGTGGTAGATATATTGTCTGCAGAATCCTTTGACTGAAGCAGAATGGTAGCACTTTCTGCTGCGGTACGCCATAAATCCGCCGGGATTAATTGCCCATTCAAGGTAAACTCTCCATTTTCGTCTGCTATCACCTGATTGTTTTCATCGAGGTTGTTAAGCTCAGCACCGTTTGTTTCATCCGCCGTGATAATCGGTCCTGCCAGCATTACCTTCGCATTGGACTCTGTAACGCCGGTAACACTAAATGTACCGGTATTATAATTCGCCCGGAATGAATCGCTGTCCAACGTAATCAACGGTGGCACATTATCAAGCCTCAGCCCCAGATAATCCACCGCAACGTCCCCCTCTGCGTCTGTCACCGTAACTTTCAGATTGAGTGCACCTTCAAAGTCCTCAGGGGTTTCAAAGATAAGTGTGGAGCTGCTCATATCATTCGACTGTGCCAGCACAGCTCCGGCCGAATCCTCGTCAATATCCATACGTGATACAACGATTTTTGCATTTACATCAGATTCGATGATGACTTCAGTCTTATCCTTAATGTAAAGAAGCTTCATAGTGTTTTCGCCATCATTGACAGGCTGCGGTATATAAGTAAGCTGCGGGAAGCTCGCCTTAGGTAAATATTGTTCGCTGCTCTGCACTTCCGCACTTTCAGCAGGAAAGCTTTCGTTCTTGCCGTCCTCATCCTCGTCCATGAGATATCTGAAGGCTGTTACGCCGATTTTATAGTCTTTATTTGCATCCAACGGAGAAATCATGTCATTGTTATTTCCCGCCGTGACAGCCATATCGAGACTATATGCACCATCTGCATCCTTAATCAGTTCCTCTGACTTCAATAAATAATTCGCTCCTGTGGTAATCCAATCGCTACCGTCTTTCTGATACAGCCTGACGTAATAACCATCCGCTTCAGGTCCGCTTGAAGGCTCTTTCCAGATTGCGCGCATAGTCTCGCTACCTACGGATTTAAGCTCAACATCCTCAGCCATGTGCGGTTGGAGGGTGTTAGTATAAATAACTTTCTGACTATCACCAAGTTCATAATCATCTGTTTTTATGAAAGCAATTTCATCATCTTCTACATTTCCGTCACCGTCAAAATCCTCATTAATTTGCTCCAGCAGCACTGTGGTTGCATAATAGCTTCCTGAAGGAACTGCACCGCCGGAAAGTGAAATAACTTCTCTGATTTCGCCGTTATCCGGGACTTCGCTCTGCGAAATAAGATAATCTGTACCACCCTTTTCATCTCCGAGATAGATTCGCAGAACGTATGATGTACTAATGTCCATATCCTGTACAGTACCTGATAGCTCCCCTGCAAGATTAATATTCATGCTCGTAATAGAGGCATAAGGGCTTGCATAATAGCAAACAATATCAAACGGTTCTTCAGATGAATCAAAATTCCATGTTCCTCTGTTTGGCAGCTTCAGCGTCACATAATCATCCCCCAAGACTGTGTTTACCTCGTCCGGGTTGGTTATCTCACCATCTTCGTTATACTCGGCAAGTATGGCTGAAAATGTTGTGCTTCCTGAACTCCTAATGCTCATGCCGCTTAACAGCTGCTGAGGAGTTGCACTTGAACCCTGCTTCAGTATCAAAGATAATGCAAGATGATCAGAGTCAAGAATGCCATCTGCAAATTCAACCTCATATCTTTTTTCTGTGTCGTCTGTTTGAGTTATAGTAACACCTGTAACTCCAGAATCATATATACCTCTGCCTGCTATGCCAGTTGGAGTTGTACTGCCGGATTTTTCAGCAATCATACCCAGCTCTCCGTCCCATGTGCTTGAAGCAAGCAGAATAATATTATCATTAGTTACAAGAATTCCAACCTGTTCCCCGGTGTCTTCATCTAGCAGAGCTTGTTTGTAAGGGCTGGGATCAAAGGGTTCAAATTCATCCCACCAGGCTCCAACCCTAATTCCCACATCCTTATCCTGGAAGATATAATAAACACGGAAAGGAAGGCCTATAATACTTCCTGTATAAGCCACGCCGCCATAGCCAGAAATATTGTGAAAGGCGCTTCTGGCTGCATCGCTCACCGAGGTATTTGTAATGGCAAAATCAGTCTGTCCGCCCATGGCAAGTGCAATCTCCGCACTGAGCAGCTTAAGATCACCAAATGCCCATGCCTCCTTCGGAATTTGCACCAGTCCATAAATCTTGCCGTCTGCACCAAGCACTACGTACATCCTCTTGCCCCCTGAAGAATTGCCTACTCCGGCAAATGCCGAAGCATTGAACTCACCCCCGGCTTTAATGAAAGGCTTATTCTTTGTAACTACAATATCCAGCTTCATGCCACCATTAACCATGAGGCCGGTATAATTTATGCCCTTGTAATTGCGCACATCTCCGGAAAGCCCCATATACCAGCTATACTTATCAATAATAGGAATTTCCAGAATTGTTCCGTCCGAAAGTGTTGCCTCGTAATAGCCAGCTCCAAGGGTTACTTTATACCAACCTTCAATTACCTCCAGCACGCTTCCTTTTGCACCAATTGTAAGCTTAATAGGTGGAATTGCAGAATAATCGCCGTTGATAGTTTCTGCCAGATTGCTGAAACCGCCGCTCAATCCGTTGAGCTCGGCAACCACAACCGGAGGCACCATTGGGACACCAACTTCAGATGCCACACTAAGTTCCAATGTATTAGGAATAAGTGCACCTGTATAAATACGCTTCAGCTCCAGCTCTCCTTCTGCCTCTAACATGTCGAACACGTTAACTTCAAGCTCGAAGGCATAGCGTTCCTCTCCGGGAAATGTATTAATTTCTGCTGAAGCACTGCCTATTCCAAGCCCTAAAAGTTTTTCCATATCAACATTACCGGATGCCTCCACTCCAGTAATACCAAAGGTATTGTTTTTAGTTCCCATACCCAATCGTTTCATATCTATACTAGCCGCATCAATAAAAGGTGTGGAAATACCCATTTCGCCAGTGAAAATTAAGTTGCCACCCGTAGTTGCCGTGACAGTCTCTAACCTGCACTTGGCTCCTGGTATGTCGATATGAAGAATCGCACCGTTTTTGTCCGGGTCAATATCAATTTTTAGCTTTCCGTCGATATACGAAAATCTCAGGCTGTCATCAGAAATGGATTTGGGCTTATAGAATTTAAAGGTAGGTGCAGACAGATGGACATTCTGTACAGTTACCGTTCCGTTGGATGCTACAGAAAACCCTCCGCCTTCCGTCCACGTGGCAGTTAGCGAAGGCGAAAGCTGAACCGCATTATTTTTAAAGATAAATTTGCCGGAAACCTGCTCAAAAGTACCGCGGAAAACCGCAACCAAATTATCGCCGTAACTGGATTTCAATTCAGTCTCATTTTTCCCGGGCTGAGCCGAAAATGTGCTTCCGCTACTAACAATACCCAAGCAAGCCGCATCTGCCGGAATAGACACAGGATCAGCGGGAATATTCGAAGCTCCAAGCTCATACAAATCGCGGAATCCCCACAGTGCCCATGTTGATTCGTTAAAATAAAAATCATGATTGACACTTACCGAAGAATTATTCTGCGAATAACTTAGCGAATCAGCATATCTGTTTAAGTGTCCACTCACACCGGAAAGCAGAGTGGGTATCCAACCCCCTTGACCGTCACTGGCCCACGCAACAGCCGTCGCATATCCATCAAGAGCTATAAACTGGTTTGCATAGGAAAAGGAATCAGTAAATACTTCGGTGATATAATAGCCATCATACGATGGATCCATATTATCCGTAGTTGAATATAGCGGAGCCGAATAATGAGTATAGCCTCCGGTACGATCAATATAGTCATAGGCATATGTACTGCGGCCCAGACGAATATTGCCCGCAACACTGTGACCGGCACTTCCAAAACTATTATGGCGAGTCATTACGCGTATGCTTGAGCCTTCGGGAACATTGATGATTTTCGCTTCGGAAAGTACTCCCCAGGTTTTTCCCGAATCATAATCATCATGGCCTGTTATGTTTCCACTAGTTCCATTTGGTGCTCCTTTGTCAATCTGCACCAGCTCGTACGTAATCTTAATTATTGTTCCGTTTTCAAAATATAAGTTCTGCACTAACTTGGGATTTTCCGTGTCAGACTTAATAGTCATACTTCTACTGAGTGGAAATATCTCACGGCTCATATCCGTACTTATGGGATCAATTTCTACTTCCCTAATTGTCTGGGCATAAAATGCGTAGCTTTCCGTTGCACCCATTCCCTTAACGTCATTCAATGTTTTCTGAGACGGCACAGTAATTAAATTGCCGTCCTGCTGTCTAATATAAAATCCGATGTAAGAGTTTTGAAGATAATAGTAACCGTCCTTGTTTCCCGCTGTAATTCCACCTACATCCCGGTCCATCGCTCCCACATAGGCAAATGCAGAAACAGGTAACAAGGCCGCAACCATAACTATAGTCAGAACTGTTGCTATTATCCTCCTAAACATAAATTTTCGTTTCATCTTATTTGCTCCTTTCGTGAAAGGGCATAAAAAAACCCCTATTATAGTTTTCAATACTATTATAGGGCAAAATTCCTTTTTTTGGTAGTGACCTTTATCTCATAAAAAGTCACCTTTTTATTTCCATGATGTATGCAGCAAGCTCGTCACGACCAGATATATTTAACTTATCGTAAATCTCCATCATAATATTTTTGAGTCTTCCCACGGAAATATAATGCTTCTCAGCTATTTTTGCGTATGGAACGTGTCGCGCCACAAGCATAGCAATATGGTATTCTCGCAGAGATAAAACAAGCGTGATGTTATCCTGTGCGAACTTATTATGAAAGGTAATCCAGTTCTTAGCAGTGCGATTATATTGGCTGATTATAGCGTCGTAATAGTCAGGAAATTCCTGCTTCAGGCACTGCTCAATCAGTCCGCCCAATTGGGTAATAACCTCTGCAAAGGGTGTAATAAACCCGTGAGGTAGACAAATACGCATAACCTCCAGGAGCCAACGTCTAGCCTCCTCTTCACGTTCGAGATGGTAACAGGCGATGGCGCAAGTTACTCGTAAATAGATATCGGCAAATGTGATTTCTTGCTCCGACGCACTTAAGGTCAATGCAGTTTGCGCCACGTTTAGCATGGCTTCATACCTGCCTACGCAAAAAAAATATCTAGCCTGCAAATAGGATGTGTAAGGCTTTTTCAACACCGATCGATCGCTAAAATCCCCTTCTTTCAACCAATCAGGAACCATATTGGGTAGTGTTGCACTTACAGCGACACTGGCAAGAGCTAACTCTGCAATGGCGACTATGTCGCTACCTCGATTAGTTTTTATGCATCTCTTGAGATAGCTTTCAATTTCCGTGTAAGCATGGTAATTTCCCAAACTAATGAATGCTGCAACTGCAATCAAGGATGATCGAAGCTTTGCTGCTTCATTCCCTTCGGCTCTTTGACAGCAGCGTATAGTTTGCTCAAAATCACCGCGCAGATAGGCAAGCTCGCTTTCATATTGCAGCTGATGTTGCTCCTCTTTTACAATATTTAAAATCGCATCGGGATTATGAATGGGCATCGGTACACAAGTGGCATCGATTAAACGTTCCAGATCAGAGGGTTCAGAAGACATACCATCTTGAATACGTTTTTTCTTTCTGCGTGGGTCTACAGGTTTTTCTGCATCGGCAGCAATCATCCAGGCTCTGCCAAACTTCTTGGTACCGGGAATTCGCCCCTGCTCACAAAGTTTCTGCACTCTGCGCAATGATATATTCCATTTTTCTGCCACTTCCTTGGCAGTGATATATCCCACATTTTCCATAACCCACTTCACCAACTTTCAATAATTTTAATCATCTTCATTATATACGCAATAGCGAATAGAATCAATTAGGATATAAAAAAATTTTACTAACATTAAACTCACTTTTTCTATTTAAATATTGAATGTCATCCTGGCACAATTTTTAAATGAGGACAGACGCTTTAACGCATCTGTCCTCATTTTATATCGTATTTATATTATATTTTCACAGAATCTCATCAATATCGTTGCAACCTGAGCACGAGTAGCACTGCCTTGAGGTTCAAGAGTAGTATTGGTAGTGCCCTTTACTAATTCTGCCTCACAAGCCCAGTCAAATGAGGTTTTAGCCCAACTGCTGATATCATCGGCATCGCTATAATTATCAATGCTTGCAGTTTATCTACATTATATCCTTTATACTTTGCATAATTATATAGACCCTCTTTTACGTCCGAGAAATTTATTTGTTTTTCATTCCTTCCTCTGTTACAGGATGAGTATAGCCGCCTGACATATTTTCACCTGTCAATGTACCAGAAGCACCGTCAATCTTGGTTCCTCCTTCGGTGCTGTTTTCATCATTGC
Above is a window of Sedimentibacter sp. MB35-C1 DNA encoding:
- a CDS encoding S-layer homology domain-containing protein, coding for MDNYSDADDISSWAKTSFDWACEAELVKGTTNTTLEPQGSATRAQVATILMRFCENII
- a CDS encoding S-layer homology domain-containing protein codes for the protein MKRKFMFRRIIATVLTIVMVAALLPVSAFAYVGAMDRDVGGITAGNKDGYYYLQNSYIGFYIRQQDGNLITVPSQKTLNDVKGMGATESYAFYAQTIREVEIDPISTDMSREIFPLSRSMTIKSDTENPKLVQNLYFENGTIIKITYELVQIDKGAPNGTSGNITGHDDYDSGKTWGVLSEAKIINVPEGSSIRVMTRHNSFGSAGHSVAGNIRLGRSTYAYDYIDRTGGYTHYSAPLYSTTDNMDPSYDGYYITEVFTDSFSYANQFIALDGYATAVAWASDGQGGWIPTLLSGVSGHLNRYADSLSYSQNNSSVSVNHDFYFNESTWALWGFRDLYELGASNIPADPVSIPADAACLGIVSSGSTFSAQPGKNETELKSSYGDNLVAVFRGTFEQVSGKFIFKNNAVQLSPSLTATWTEGGGFSVASNGTVTVQNVHLSAPTFKFYKPKSISDDSLRFSYIDGKLKIDIDPDKNGAILHIDIPGAKCRLETVTATTGGNLIFTGEMGISTPFIDAASIDMKRLGMGTKNNTFGITGVEASGNVDMEKLLGLGIGSASAEINTFPGEERYAFELEVNVFDMLEAEGELELKRIYTGALIPNTLELSVASEVGVPMVPPVVVAELNGLSGGFSNLAETINGDYSAIPPIKLTIGAKGSVLEVIEGWYKVTLGAGYYEATLSDGTILEIPIIDKYSWYMGLSGDVRNYKGINYTGLMVNGGMKLDIVVTKNKPFIKAGGEFNASAFAGVGNSSGGKRMYVVLGADGKIYGLVQIPKEAWAFGDLKLLSAEIALAMGGQTDFAITNTSVSDAARSAFHNISGYGGVAYTGSIIGLPFRVYYIFQDKDVGIRVGAWWDEFEPFDPSPYKQALLDEDTGEQVGILVTNDNIILLASSTWDGELGMIAEKSGSTTPTGIAGRGIYDSGVTGVTITQTDDTEKRYEVEFADGILDSDHLALSLILKQGSSATPQQLLSGMSIRSSGSTTFSAILAEYNEDGEITNPDEVNTVLGDDYVTLKLPNRGTWNFDSSEEPFDIVCYYASPYASITSMNINLAGELSGTVQDMDISTSYVLRIYLGDEKGGTDYLISQSEVPDNGEIREVISLSGGAVPSGSYYATTVLLEQINEDFDGDGNVEDDEIAFIKTDDYELGDSQKVIYTNTLQPHMAEDVELKSVGSETMRAIWKEPSSGPEADGYYVRLYQKDGSDWITTGANYLLKSEELIKDADGAYSLDMAVTAGNNNDMISPLDANKDYKIGVTAFRYLMDEDEDGKNESFPAESAEVQSSEQYLPKASFPQLTYIPQPVNDGENTMKLLYIKDKTEVIIESDVNAKIVVSRMDIDEDSAGAVLAQSNDMSSSTLIFETPEDFEGALNLKVTVTDAEGDVAVDYLGLRLDNVPPLITLDSDSFRANYNTGTFSVTGVTESNAKVMLAGPIITADETNGAELNNLDENNQVIADENGEFTLNGQLIPADLWRTAAESATILLQSKDSADNISTTAFAQIIREQQSTGTNSAGTSAVPVVSSILIAPEENPGQPVTAVISVTENENIPDNVIADAIAKAQAYAKDYGKTSNGISVALDFTMLQQDSLGITLSRAALNSLMSAGVTELEINGTTVSLGLDLKALKEILNQSSGDVTITIDPATGLSEQAQTLIDSRYVYDVNISYINDGKIVSVSDLGSGTATLSISYMPYENEAAGYLFGVYVDAEGNVKRIPGSAYDTGSSSLIITTDHLSLYGIGYTEPGAKFTDIVSHWGREYIDYAVGRGLLSGTSDTTFDPDAAMTRGMLVTVLGRMAGADVKDYTASNFDDVPKDKYYQPYVEWAYKNGIVKGIGNQQFAPDRSVTREEIAVICANYAKAIGYELPVIREKTTYVDGSDIGDVYKDAVTAIQQSGIMTGDNGNKFNPKLSATRAEVSAMLYRYIKLTINPATANGWAMNDAGQYFYYKDGKVLSGWQNIGGVKYFFNIDDTLKTGWVKDEENWRYYSDNQMITGWWDIGGKWYYFYDDGSLARSATIDGYELDENGMRKTK
- a CDS encoding helix-turn-helix domain-containing protein → MENVGYITAKEVAEKWNISLRRVQKLCEQGRIPGTKKFGRAWMIAADAEKPVDPRRKKKRIQDGMSSEPSDLERLIDATCVPMPIHNPDAILNIVKEEQHQLQYESELAYLRGDFEQTIRCCQRAEGNEAAKLRSSLIAVAAFISLGNYHAYTEIESYLKRCIKTNRGSDIVAIAELALASVAVSATLPNMVPDWLKEGDFSDRSVLKKPYTSYLQARYFFCVGRYEAMLNVAQTALTLSASEQEITFADIYLRVTCAIACYHLEREEEARRWLLEVMRICLPHGFITPFAEVITQLGGLIEQCLKQEFPDYYDAIISQYNRTAKNWITFHNKFAQDNITLVLSLREYHIAMLVARHVPYAKIAEKHYISVGRLKNIMMEIYDKLNISGRDELAAYIMEIKR